GGCTCAGCTGCTGCAATGCCTGAAAATTAGGAAGACGGGCGCCATGGAAACACAGCATCTTTAATATGCAGGCAATGCTAGGCCTACATTCCCTGCTCTGCCTTCTTTAAGGACATTAGGATGTAAATACTTACAGAAGAGTAAcacaatagaaatacaaatctaaCAATTTACCCCTGTGGGATGTAATATGCTGGGGAACTGCACATTTAAAGGGGGTCTTagttcaaaaaataattattgtggcTAATAAACCTTGCCAGAACTGTGTTCAGTGTCCTGAACACAGGACAAATATGCAATGTCAAATATGCAATGTACTGTTCAAAAcatgacatttgttttaaaagttggTAGTAAACCAATTagtcatttattaattatttgctGAGACAGTGATTTTTTGACGTGATAATGAGCGATGTCggatgagcgttgtacacacgcaACATTGTCGTCCGATACTGGCCCTGAGGcgaatatcggatgagaatcatctgacgtgtttacgtagccttaCAGTGCAAATTATTGGTGGAATAAAAGCAACCTGTAAGGATGTGTTGTGATTTACCTGAAATCTGAACATACAACTGGTTgcttaccaataaaaataaaagcatatctaaaactaaaacatatttaaaaccaaaaacatatctAAAAGATATCACGATAAAgtagtgattgtttttttttttttttgccatcttgtTCCATTGGAGAGCTTCCACTTTTTTGTGTCCTTAAAAATATTAGAAAGTAAGAGAACATCTTTCCAAAGTGGGGAAAATGTCCCTTTGGACTATTTCTGTTCTGGTAATTACACAATTCTGGTAAATTATGGTCAAATGGTCAACAGGTTAAGGAGATTTCCCCAACATGAAAACAtgcagcaataaaatcctgacaaGGATTCCTACTTCTCACCACTCTATcaagaaaaaagtgttttggcAATATTATACAGATTTGAATATCTATCTATTATATTTATCTTCCCTTTTGTTGAGAAAGCTCTAAGTTTCACCAATACTATCTGCTCACCCATGGATCAACCATGGATCATAATGAAATATAGGCGCTTCAGAAATTATTAGGTCGAACTCATTAGCTGCAATCATCAAATATGTGCAGTGCAAAAAATAGGCATACAGAAACACAAATccaaaaaactaaactaaacactatttatatataaCCTGATCATAAAACAAAACCATAGTGTAAATTCAGAAAACAACCCAAACATGTTATAAAATACAcatgcaacaaaaacatttgtgactttttgggcctgatttattaaagctctctggagtagatagactgtcttgggagaacctgggtgatccagcaaacctagaatggatctggtccaggattaaaaaccatttgccagcaaatacaatttttttaaaaacatccattccagatttgctggaccaccaagggttctcccatgaaagtctatctattccagtctttgagagttgtaataaatcaggcccattgtttctaaCTGTGGCTACTTTCCGTGAGCATATCAGAGTAGTACTGACATTTGAGTAGAACTGATCTTTATCTGACACAAAGCTAAGATGACATGGTAAACTGCAAGTATCCAATACCTAAGTCTGTCTTTGCAgtatgtaacaaaacaaaaattatcatGGCATAGCAAGGACTAGGATGTCTCTATATCTActtacttttgtatgttttcaagTTCAAGTCTTGAAAGTTTGATAATCTTGAAACTTTTGGTTGCCCATCAGATTTTAGCAAACCATTTCTTAGCACTGAAACCATGTTCATACAACtatcaatttttgtttaaatcactCTCCCAaagggcctgctttattaaagcaaacctggaatggatctagtccaggattaaaaacatttcctagcaaatagcaaatgaatttgaagaaatccattccaggtatgctggatcacccagcttctccagccgtggacagctttattaaatcaggcactaCTTTCAAGGACCACATAGTTTAAAAAACCTGAATGTTTTGATTTCCTATCAGACTTCAGAAGACCACTCCCCAGCATTAGAGCAATGTTTAGTGATTTCTTTACCCTCTCTATCCTTTGAGAGTAAAAATACTGActatttgatgtaaaaaaaaaactgtaaaatgctCCATCCTGCAATTACATTGTTATAAATATGAGTGTAGTGGCATCCTGTTTATTGTGATGCAAGCACCCAAGGGATTCTATAGAGTGTACTAATTAGCGGCATAACTTACAATATAAACTAATAATCCAACCAAAAGAAACTGAGCCTTATGGGATGGAAGAGATTAGTTTTATCACAAAAGGCCAattcatattattttacagtCTTCTTTTTTCTAGCTTATTGTTTTTTTCGGGTGTCACATTTCTTAAGGAAACCAAATTTAAATGTCAGTACTCTATACTACTATATTGACCAGCTAAACACTTGTGACtgattttttttggaacagttaGGTACAATTAGGATTAGAAAACCGCgctttctttaatttgttttacagaaaatatataatactatCAAATATACCATTAATGCAGTAAATTTGAAACCAGATTTAAATATCATATTTATGATGTAAAATAgtacagaaataaacattatttttcttttggaagagAACACCTTTATTAAGCACACACATATTATATGTTAACTATTTAAGCAAATACATTCTACTGTTTGATAAAACAGAACTAGCACTTTACCATGCATCATCTGAGTAAATACCCTATAAGAATAATAGAGCAGACAAAAGAAGGTATAGCAGAAGTCAGGAAGTAAGTCAAAAGCATTGAGTATATCAAGtctgataaaaaattaaaaaaggtattaaTTACAAATATGAGCAGAGATCCATGGGTACCGATAGTGAAAAGCATGTAATAGTGCTTCACCTATGTACTGTCTCTAGCCTTCAGTAAATGTAAGAGTGCTTCATCTCTATGTTGTCtctaacaaaaataatttgcaaaatgcAGCCACATGTAAAGAGAAATCACAGTGAGTTGCTGTTGTGTGAGCAGGCATTTAGCAATGTACTCAGAATTAGCcatacaatttaatatttatattgctgGCAGGTTTACACACTAAATTCCAGCCAAAAGATTTTGGGGTTTGGATTGTAAAGGGGTACAACCCAACTTTCTCTTCTGGTAACACCTGGGACAGAACTCTATGGGAGATAATCCcagcagacagcaataaaaacattgatttttaaagCAGGGTTTATAATAGTTTATATAGTTTCTGTATGTATCCCCATGGGGACATGCTTTTCCCACTTCCAATCTCAGTGATTGCTGTCATTTAGGACAAGAACTGCCGTAGAAGGAGATCTATCCAAAAGGGACACATAGGCTTCAAGGTCCCCCACTCcatcaaaaacaaatgttttgcctAAGCCTAATTATGTGCAAACGCATTAACTGTAAGAGAGTAATGGTGGTCAATATGGGTTATGATATGTGCTTATTCTCTCCAGCACTGAAAACGCCTGCTTGTGCATTATGTTGAAAGTAGTTTTGCCTAGCACTTCCAACTTCCTGAGCATGTTTGTGTAGATAGCACTATGATCCATTATGATAAGCGTAATGTCCATTAGGTCACCTGTGTTAAGAATTGCAGAAATCTTATTCTTTCATGTTTATGGGTGTCAGCGCTAAAAATCCCAATATTTTCCAAGTGTAGTTAAAGTAAAAGCTATAGCTAgttctggttttctttttctatttatctgCAATCCAAGTTCGTGTATGGGTAGTTCAATGCAGTACTGACATTTTTGttcacaaaaaacaattgtaGATTTAGTGACTTTATCATTACAAAATTAAGGCTTATTTGAAATTTTCTTGGATATTCAGGTAATGTCTCTCCACTAGAGAgagatatgttttttaaaatagaaagtcTTTAGAAAGTCTTCTATTCAAACCTGGGATTATCATTGGTAAACTGGGACATATGCAAGCACTGTTCActagtttttttgtatatctcATTGAGACCTGACTGTATTTTACTAAATTGAAATCTAACAGCACACAGTGAAACCATCTCCAGGAATTGTTGGTGGCCTAAGAAGTGCTGGTCCCATGTAAGACCTTAAATATACAATACCAAATCAGTCCTTTCATCATACGTTTATCAGTTGTATCTGCTGCCATGATCAGAAGACTCGGTTCACTTCTCTTCTTTTATGGGACTCTCATGTATAACTTCTGCAACACTTGGACTCTTTTCTTTGACCTCTACTATTCCACCAGACGGAATTTGACCAACTTTAGCTGCTCGCAATCCGATCAGAGCAGGGGGTGAAATAACTGCAGCTGTAGATGTTATGTTaccaggtgctgatggtgggccACTAGTGAGGTAAGCTGTGTATTGATTCCAAAATGATAATGGACTAACTCCAACCAGTTGTGTAGGAATATCTCGGGACAGGAAATCTTGCAACTTGACTGGGTTTCCTGACAGCAAAGGGCCTAAGTTATCAAGAGAAAGACGTCTGCCTCTTCTTGAAGAGGTACTATTCCATACGTGAGTACTCATGTGTACCTAGAGAAGATAACAGAGATTGTAAAACATTGCAGTGCAAACATAATTTAGTTATCAATTGATGACTTATTTATCACTCTGTAGAGGGAAAACATCTTTGTTAATGTGCAAGTACATTCTAAAAAGAGTTGTACGTTACACTCAAAATAATACTTCCTACTCCTCGACATATAAAGAGGGTGTCCCTACACTTTCAGTGGAAATGTGTTTGGTGCACCTATCCTTTCCGTTGCACTCtttatatggtatatattattCATATCCAACAAAGAGTTAGCATTTATTCCCCCACACACTACTTCATCCTCTTGATGACGTACGATATGGTAGTGCCTGGACCCTTAGGGACATTCATGCAAAGATGTTGCATATAGCAACTGTACAAATGGTATTTTTAAGGTTTCTTAAGAAGAAAATATGAtgaatattaaatttaaattaatggcAGAGTCACTATGGACAGAAGCAGCTTCCAAAGAAAATTGCACATTCTTAACTTTCAAATGACTAGGGACTCCaatcttttattttctgcaaagcTGCAGGCACAAGAATCCAACACTTCCCAATATGGTGTATAATGTGCACCCTACTATTTGCAAAGTTTCTTCTCTTCAACACTTAGGGGGGTTACTATAGTGAAAAAAGGGTTGGCGAAGGCACAACAGAAAACAGTAAAGGACCAATTATCCAACACACCCAGAAGTGTTGAATTCCTGCTGTATCTGGTAAAGAGGCCTTTTGCAGGCAGCTTCTGTTTGAGTTCCCTAGAGACAGGGTTTCCTTCAAGACAATACAAATGTCCTAATTTATGTAAATTCATATATCTAGTGTTTATTTAAAGGTGGAGATCTTTTGGCTGGAGAACCTACCTTAAGGTTCCCCCTTGTGGTGAACGCCCTTCCACACATATTGCAGGAAAAAGGCTTCTCTCCTGTATGAATCCGCTCATGAATCTGCAATGCACTGGCTGACGAGAATGTCTTCTTACAAACTATGCACAGATGCTGCTTAGGGCTGCGTCTCAAAGGAGGGGATAGGGATGTGGCCCGTGGTAGCCCTGGAAGCTGAACCAGTGCCAGTGTCTGGGGTGGGCTTAAAGCTTCACTCTTCAGTAATGTTGGGGCTGGAGATGGGTGTTTGGGGCTGTTCACTGGCTGAGGAGGAAAGGTTTGGCTCACCTGGTGTGCCTGTAGCACATGCTTCTTCAGAATGGATGCCTCCAGGAAACTTTGCTTGCAAACCAAACAATGGAACAATCCATCTTTGGTGTGGCATTTTTCATGTTCCCCTAATGACTCAATGCTGGGTAGTTTTTCCAAACAGAAATTACACACATGGACTTCCTCTTTATGAGGACTTCCCTCAGCCGTGGTGCTTATATTGGTATCTTGATCTTTGTGTTCTGTATTGATTTTTTCATCTATACTCTTCTCTTCTGTATTGTGTggattttctttttccacagctTTGTCTTCTTCTTCACTACCTAAAGTACAATTTAACTTTTCAAGAGGTGTATCGGATTCAGTAGATGTGCTAAGTGGTTGATCTGATGAGGCGGTTGACTCTGTAGCTGTAAGAGGCAAAGACTGGAGAGTAGAAGGTAATGTATTgttgtcatcattttttttgaCAGGAGCTGCACTGTCATCATCCATGCTTGATATTTCCGACTCTACTTGTGCTGTCTTTTCACTTTCGGATTCGCTTACGTCCATTGAGTCATCTTCCGTGCTAATTTCATCCGAAAAATCTGGAATACTTTTGTCTTCTATTGTTTCTGTTTTGCTGCCAACTTCAGGTGATGTATCTCCATTTGGTATCTGTCCATCAAGATGCATTCTTATATGCTGCTGGAGAGTGACAGCGTTGGTAAACTTCTTCTGGCAAATAGGACATGAATTTTGTGGTTTTGAGGATAAACTGGTTTTGTGACCCACAAAATgggcttttaaatttcctttagTTGAAAATGCCCGCCCACATATTTTACACTTGAATGGTCTTTCTCCTCCATGTTGGTTATAATGGAGCCTAAGTGCCCTGGGACAACTTAATACACGTAAGCAAATGACACACTGGTTAGGAACGGTCGCCTGTCTGTCAATTTTTTCAACAAGCTGTTGTAATTTTGAAGTTTCTGAGTATGCCAGAGGTTCCACAGTGtatgaaaaaggaaaatttcCTGATTTGAAGTGGCTGGCTAGCAATGCCCAACTTGGAAAAGAAGTAACCAGCTTGCTAAGTTGCATCCTACCACTGATGTCAGCTGTTCCAGTGGATGACCTTTCCTGTGGAGGAGTATTTTCATCAGACTTTGTCTTTGGACATATATTGGAACTCTTCAGAGCCGCATCATTTGCTTTTACAAGTACCAGTTTATTAAGTGATGGTAATCCTTGACTAGCTGAATTTGAGAAGTAGTTTAGGCCCTCTGTTGACATTATTGGTGGGACAACTGGTTTCTTTTCTATTGTCTCTTCCTCTGCCTTCTCTGGGGGCACTGACATGCCATAAGGGAGTCCATTACTAGTCAAAACATAATCCAAATGCTCTGGAACAGGATGTGGGTTCATTTGAATATGAGGATACTTTTCCCTGTGTCGATGGAAATGTACTTTGAGGTTGCCTCTAGTAGTAAAACGGTTGCCACAGATATTACATTTGTATGGCCTTTCCCCGGTGTGAGAACGTAGGTGTATTTGAAGGGCACTATCACTGCCGAAAACCTTTGCACAGAAGCGACATTTGTGCTTTCCTGATGATCTTTCCAGTTGGCTTTCACCACGTAGAGGCtcgtttttttgctttaaatggcTTGGGGTAGTTTCTAATACCCTGGCACCTAAAAATAATCCAGATGGTATGGTTGGTAAAGTTGGTGAAAATATTGCATGTGGTGAAATAAGCTGGCTTGCTGGTGAACTTGGAAGGGAAGATTGTCCTAGAACTGGCTTTTCACAGATGCCTCCTATCACTTTGTCTTTTATGTTTGGAATGCTTCT
This Pyxicephalus adspersus chromosome 6, UCB_Pads_2.0, whole genome shotgun sequence DNA region includes the following protein-coding sequences:
- the SALL2 gene encoding sal-like protein 2 isoform X1, producing MSRRKQRKPQQLISDCDNSTSSENGDTAGEEVQVCQKCCAQFDEPSDFARHKECCSLDNQVVVIVENQGESKKNQQDGIIEESASQPSSPESSGSGAKSMVTGQCNQPTHSQMMSSIRPEMDKKGVGPSQRFLIPNGGLVMDGLSGPKIGLAPMSQEAVPGGQTATAPINIPMILEELRVLQQRQIHQMQITEQICQQVLMLGSLSMPPSHPTTSPPERNTATKPLPVFSPSKQSEPIPESTRTYCKDEASKQTFLHLYNPVGQTFGTRSIPNIKDKVIGGICEKPVLGQSSLPSSPASQLISPHAIFSPTLPTIPSGLFLGARVLETTPSHLKQKNEPLRGESQLERSSGKHKCRFCAKVFGSDSALQIHLRSHTGERPYKCNICGNRFTTRGNLKVHFHRHREKYPHIQMNPHPVPEHLDYVLTSNGLPYGMSVPPEKAEEETIEKKPVVPPIMSTEGLNYFSNSASQGLPSLNKLVLVKANDAALKSSNICPKTKSDENTPPQERSSTGTADISGRMQLSKLVTSFPSWALLASHFKSGNFPFSYTVEPLAYSETSKLQQLVEKIDRQATVPNQCVICLRVLSCPRALRLHYNQHGGERPFKCKICGRAFSTKGNLKAHFVGHKTSLSSKPQNSCPICQKKFTNAVTLQQHIRMHLDGQIPNGDTSPEVGSKTETIEDKSIPDFSDEISTEDDSMDVSESESEKTAQVESEISSMDDDSAAPVKKNDDNNTLPSTLQSLPLTATESTASSDQPLSTSTESDTPLEKLNCTLGSEEEDKAVEKENPHNTEEKSIDEKINTEHKDQDTNISTTAEGSPHKEEVHVCNFCLEKLPSIESLGEHEKCHTKDGLFHCLVCKQSFLEASILKKHVLQAHQVSQTFPPQPVNSPKHPSPAPTLLKSEALSPPQTLALVQLPGLPRATSLSPPLRRSPKQHLCIVCKKTFSSASALQIHERIHTGEKPFSCNMCGRAFTTRGNLKVHMSTHVWNSTSSRRGRRLSLDNLGPLLSGNPVKLQDFLSRDIPTQLVGVSPLSFWNQYTAYLTSGPPSAPGNITSTAAVISPPALIGLRAAKVGQIPSGGIVEVKEKSPSVAEVIHESPIKEEK
- the SALL2 gene encoding sal-like protein 2 isoform X2, with the translated sequence MSRRKQRKPQQLISDCDNSTSSENGDTAGEEVQVCQKCCAQFDEPSDFARHKECCSLDNQVVVIVENQGESKKNQQDGIIEESASQPSSPESSGSGAKSMVTGQCNQPTHSQMMSSIRPEMDKKGVGPSQRFLIPNGGLVMDGLSGPKIGLAPMSQEAVPGGQTATAPINIPMILEELRVLQQRQIHQMQITEQICQQVLMLGSLSMPPSHPTTSPPERNTATKPLPVFSPSKQSEPIPESTRTYCKDEASKQTFLHLYNPVGQTFGTRSIPNIKDKVIGGICEKPVLGQSSLPSSPASQLISPHAIFSPTLPTIPSGLFLGARVLETTPSHLKQKNEPLRGESQLERSSGKHKCRFCAKVFGSDSALQIHLRSHTGERPYKCNICGNRFTTRGNLKVHFHRHREKYPHIQMNPHPVPEHLDYVLTSNGLPYGMSVPPEKAEEETIEKKPVVPPIMSTEGLNYFSNSASQGLPSLNKLVLVKANDAALKSSNICPKTKSDENTPPQERSSTGTADISGRMQLSKLVTSFPSWALLASHFKSGNFPFSYTVEPLAYSETSKLQQLVEKIDRQATVPNQCVICLRVLSCPRALRLHYNQHGGERPFKCKICGRAFSTKGNLKAHFVGHKTSLSSKPQNSCPICQKKFTNAVTLQQHIRMHLDGQIPNGDTSPEVGSKTETIEDKSIPDFSDEISTEDDSMDVSESESEKTAQVESEISSMDDDSAAPVKKNDDNNTLPSTLQSLPLTATESTASSDQPLSTSTESDTPLEKLNCTLGSEEEDKAVEKENPHNTEEKSIDEKINTEHKDQDTNISTTAEGSPHKEEVHVCNFCLEKLPSIESLGEHEKCHTKDGLFHCLVCKQSFLEASILKKHVLQAHQVHMSTHVWNSTSSRRGRRLSLDNLGPLLSGNPVKLQDFLSRDIPTQLVGVSPLSFWNQYTAYLTSGPPSAPGNITSTAAVISPPALIGLRAAKVGQIPSGGIVEVKEKSPSVAEVIHESPIKEEK